One region of Miscanthus floridulus cultivar M001 chromosome 19, ASM1932011v1, whole genome shotgun sequence genomic DNA includes:
- the LOC136526771 gene encoding U-box domain-containing protein 35-like, with protein MGRSYHDGGRDAGTDLGYPLVAVCIDKDKNSQNALKWAIDSLVQKGQTIVLVHVNTKGTSGGVEDAAGFKQPTDPHMKDLFLPFRCFCTRKDIHCKDVVLDEHDVAKSIIEFSAQAAVEKLVLGATARGGFVRFKADIPTTISKGAPDFCTVYIVNKGKVSSQRNSIRAAPRVSPLRSQIQSAQGAAATPKPEPPPQSQRWSSSSRGHSDHGETPRVDNFRSPFARGGPANTRKSYADLSHMSMPDSADISFVSSTGRRSVEHHSAIPPRMSNGSVDSYDHSFEMSRTPSKWGGDSFGGGMDHTTFSQSSSSSFCSLGMQDDVEAEMKRLRLELKQTMDMYSTACKEALTAKQKAMELQRWKMEEEQKTQDSRITEDSAMAMIEREKAKAKAAMEAAEASQRIAEMEVQKRISAEKKLLKEAEERKNRGSSGMSHEVRYRRYAIEEIEHATDNFNDARKVGEGGYGPVYKGFLDHTQVAIKVLRPDAAQGRSQFQQEVEVLSCIRHPNMVLLLGACPEYGCLVYEYMASGSLDDCLFRRSSGAAGPVIPWQHRFRICAEIATGLLFLHQTKPEPLVHRDLKPGNILLDRNYVSKISDVGLARLVPPSVADTVTQYRMTSTAGTFCYIDPEYQQTGMLGVKSDIYSFGVMLLQIITAKQPMGLSHHVGRAIERGALLDMLDPAVPDWPLEEAQCLAEMALRCCELRRKDRPDLGAVVLPELNRLRALGEDNIQYCGAIRGGGGMGMHNSPFHSNVSLSHATEMVDSQYPRSVFSSRASDSPKPPRRSNV; from the exons ATGGGGCGGTCGTACCATGACGGAGGCAGGGACGCGGGGACGGACCTTGGCTACCCGCTGGTGGCCGTGTGCATCGACAAGGACAAGAACAGCCAGAACGCGCTCAAGTGGGCCATCGACTCGCTGGTCCAGAAGGGGCAGACCATCGTCCTCGTCCACGTCAACACCAAGGGCACCTCCGGCGGCGTGGAGGACGCCGCCGGGTTCAAGCAGCCGACGGACCCGCACATGAAGGACCTCTTCCTCCCGTTCCGATGCTTCTGCACCCGCAAAGAC ATCCACTGCAAGGACGTGGTGCTGGACGAGCACGACGTGGCCAAGTCCATCATCGAGTTCTCGGCGCAGGCGGCCGTGGAGAAGCTCGTCCTCGGCGCCACGGCGAGGGGCGGCTTCGTCCGGTTCAAGGCGGACATCCCGACCACCATCTCCAAGGGCGCGCCGGACTTCTGCACGGTGTACATCgtcaacaaggggaaggtgtcgtCGCAGCGCAACTCCATCCGCGCCGCGCCGCGGGTGTCGCCGCTCCGGTCGCAGATCCAGTCGGCGCAGGGCGCCGCCGCGACGCCcaagcccgagccgccgccgcagTCGCAGCGGTGGTCCTCGTCGTCGAGGGGCCACTCTGACCACGGCGAGACGCCGCGGGTCGACAACTTCCGCTCGCCGTTCGCGCGCGGGGGCCCCGCCAACACGCGCAAGTCGTACGCCGACCTCAGCCACATGTCCATGCCGGACTCGGCGGACATCTCGTTCGTCAGCAGCACCGGGCGCCGGAGCGTCGAGCACCACTCAGCGATCCCGCCGCGGATGTCCAACGGCTCCGTGGACAGCTACGACCACAGCTTCGAGATGTCGCGCACGCCCAGCAAGTGGGGCGGCGACTCCTTCGGCGGCGGCATGGACCACACCACCTTCTCGCAGAGCAGcagctcttccttctgctccctcgGCATG CAGGACGACGTGGAGGCGGAGATGAAGAGGCTACGCCTGGAGCTGAAGCAGACCATGGACATGTACAGCACGGCCTGCAAGGAGGCGCTGACGGCCAAACAGAAGGCCATGGAGCTGCAGCGgtggaagatggaggaggagcagAAGACGCAGGACTCGCGGATAACAGAGGATTCGGCGATGGCGATGATCGAGCGGGAGAAGGCCAAGGCGAAGGCGGccatggaggcggcggaggcgtcgCAGCGGATCGCGGAGATGGAGGTGCAGAAGCGGATCAGCGCGGAGAAGAAGCTGCTCAAGGAGGCCGAGGAGCGCAAGAACCGCGGCAGCAGCGGCATGTCGCACGAGGTCCGGTACCGCCGCTACGCCATCGAGGAGATCGAGCACGCCACCGACAACTTCAACGACGCGCGCAAGGTGGGCGAGGGCGGGTACGGCCCCGTGTACAAGGGCTTCCTGGACCACACGCAGGTGGCCATCAAGGTGCTCCGCCCCGACGCGGCGCAGGGCCGGTCGCAGTTCCAGCAGGAGGTGGAGGTGCTCAGCTGCATCCGCCACCCCAACATGGTGCTCCTCCTGGGCGCGTGCCCGGAGTACGGCTGCCTCgtgtacgagtacatggccaGCGGCAGCCTCGACGACTGCCTGTTCCGCCGCTCCTCCGGCGCCGCCGGGCCCGTCATCCCCTGGCAGCACCGGTTCCGCATCTGCGCCGAGATCGCCACGGGCCTGCTGTTCCTGCACCAGACCAAGCCGGAACCGCTGGTGCACCGGGACCTCAAGCCGGGGAACATCCTGCTGGACCGCAACTACGTGAGCAAGATCAGCGACGTCGGGCTGGCGCGGCTCGTGCCGCCGTCCGTCGCCGACACCGTGACGCAGTACCGGATGACGTCCACCGCGGGCACCTTCTGCTACATCGACCCGGAGTACCAGCAGACGGGGATGCTCGGCGTCAAGTCCGACATCTACTCCTTCGGCGTCATGCTGCTGCAGATCATCACGGCGAAGCAGCCCATGGGGCTGTCGCACCACGTCGGCCGCGCCATAGAGCGCGGCGCGCTGCTGGACATGCTCGACCCCGCCGTGCCGGACTGGCCCCTGGAGGAGGCGCAGTGCCTCGCCGAGATGGCGCTCCGCTGCTGCGAGCTGCGCCGCAAGGACCGGCCGGACCTCGGCGCCGTCGTGCTCCCAGAGCTCAACCGGCTGCGCGCGCTCGGCGAGGACAACATACAGTACTGCGGCGCCAtcaggggcggcggcggcatgggcaTGCACAACTCGCCGTTCCACAGCAATGTCTCACTGTCGCACGCCACC GAGATGGTCGATTCTCAGTACCCAAGATCAGTGTTCAGCTCAAGAGCGAGCGATTCGCCCAAGCCGCCGAGAAGATCGAACGTTTGA